In one Oryza glaberrima chromosome 2, OglaRS2, whole genome shotgun sequence genomic region, the following are encoded:
- the LOC127763605 gene encoding DNA-3-methyladenine glycosylase: MKSLPSICTVHPHAHTPTPPPPPVAGGSRPSPMTTTTTSGAPTPPRFKRSPHRKKRQPRTRRVAAGETIAAGKPPHPACTAVSLQSPFGPALPRDFFEVDALDLAPRLLGKLLRRDEVVLRITEVEAYRPNDSACHGRFGITARTAPVFGSGGHAYVYLCYGLHMMLNVVADKEGVGAAVLIRSCAPVSGLATIQQRRGQQTDKPLLLTGPGKVGQALGLSTDWSNHPLYTPGGLEVLDGPEPENILVGPRVGIEYASPEHVAAPWRFAVAGTPWISAPKNTLRPR, translated from the exons ATGAAATCCCTTCCTTCCATCTGCACCGTCCATCCCCACGCACACAcccccacgccaccgccgccgccggtagccGGAGGGAGCCGGCCATCTCCgatgaccaccaccaccacctccggggCGCCCACGCCCCCACGCTTCAAGCGATCCCCCCACAGGAAGAAGCGGCAGCCCCGtacccgccgcgtcgccgccggagagACCATCGCCGCGGGGAAACCACCGCACCCGGCGTGTACGGCGGTGTCGTTGCAGTCGCCGTTTGGGCCCGCATTGCCGCGCGATTTCTTCGAGGTGGACGCGCTTGACCTCGCCCCACGCCTCCTCGGCAAGCTGCTGCGCCGCGACGAAGTCGTCCTCCGCATCACCGAG GTGGAGGCTTACAGGCCAAATGACTCCGCGTGCCACGGCCGGTTCGGCATCACGGCGAGGACTGCTCCTGTG TTTGGATCAGGAGGGCATGCGTATGTTTACCTGTGCTATGGACTGCACATGATGCTCAATGTCGTCGCTGACAAGGAGGGAGTTGGAGCTGCTGTTCTGATTCGGTCATGTGCTCCCGTTAGTG GGCTGGCAACTATTCAGCAGCGTCGAGGCCAGCAGACTGATAAGCCACTTCTACTCACTGGACCAGGAAAG GTTGGTCAAGCTCTGGGGCTTTCCACTGACTGGTCCAACCATCCTCTGTACACACCTG GTGGGTTGGAGGTACTAGACGGGCCAGAACCGGAGAACATTTTGGTTGGCCCCCGTGTAGGCATCGAATACGCATCGCCGGAGCATGTTGCTGCACCATGGAGGTTCGCCGTCGCAGGGACGCCATGGATTAGTGCCCCCAAAAACACTCTCAGACCAAGGTGA